The following are encoded together in the Bradyrhizobium algeriense genome:
- a CDS encoding ribulose bisphosphate carboxylase small subunit: MRITQGCFSFLPDLTDEQISRQVQYCLEQGWAVNIEFTDDPHPRNNFWEMWGLPMFDLRDAAGVMMELNECRKVYGERYIRLSAFDSSHGWESVRLSFIVNRPKEEPGFRLERHEMAGRNIRYSTRSYAADRPEGRRYG, from the coding sequence ATGCGCATTACCCAAGGCTGCTTCTCGTTCCTGCCCGATCTCACCGACGAGCAGATTTCCCGCCAGGTCCAGTATTGCCTGGAGCAGGGCTGGGCGGTGAACATCGAATTCACCGACGATCCGCACCCCCGCAACAATTTCTGGGAAATGTGGGGATTGCCGATGTTCGATCTCCGCGACGCCGCCGGCGTGATGATGGAGCTGAATGAATGCCGCAAGGTGTATGGCGAGCGCTACATACGCCTGTCGGCGTTCGATTCCAGCCACGGTTGGGAATCGGTGCGGCTGTCCTTCATCGTCAACCGGCCAAAGGAGGAGCCCGGCTTCCGCCTCGAGCGGCATGAAATGGCCGGGCGCAATATTCGCTATTCGACCAGATCATATGCCGCCGATCGTCCTGAGGGCCGGCGGTACGGTTAG
- a CDS encoding Lrp/AsnC family transcriptional regulator — protein MTELDRIDLRILTELLSDARASQIELAEKVGLSPTACARRIRQLEEAGIIRGYRADLEPTALGLVTTVVVTITLEKQSEEYLAAFEAAIARCPDVVSCHLMSGSDDYHLQVIARDIADFERIHKQHLSRMPGVARIHSSFAMREVVRRAIPETALQR, from the coding sequence GTGACTGAGCTGGATCGTATTGATCTGCGGATTCTGACTGAATTGCTCTCCGATGCAAGGGCGAGCCAGATCGAACTCGCCGAAAAGGTCGGCCTGTCGCCAACCGCCTGCGCGCGTCGCATTCGTCAGCTCGAGGAAGCCGGCATCATTCGCGGCTATCGGGCCGATCTCGAACCGACTGCGCTCGGGCTCGTCACAACGGTTGTCGTCACCATCACACTGGAAAAACAGAGCGAGGAATATCTCGCCGCGTTCGAAGCAGCGATCGCCCGTTGTCCCGACGTGGTGTCCTGTCACCTGATGTCGGGCAGCGATGACTATCATCTGCAGGTGATCGCGCGCGACATCGCGGACTTCGAGCGGATCCACAAGCAGCATCTGTCGCGGATGCCCGGCGTCGCGCGTATCCATTCGAGCTTTGCGATGCGCGAAGTGGTTCGCAGGGCGATCCCTGAAACGGCGTTACAGCGTTAG
- the cbbX gene encoding CbbX protein: MTDAVNLRDELEAVGIEEILSQLDRELIGLKPVKTRIREIASLLLIERIRKRMGLASGAPTLHMSFTGNPGTGKTTVALRIASILHRLGFVRRGQVVSVTRDELVGQYIGHTAPKTKEILKKAMGGVLFIDEAYYLHRPDNERDYGQEAIEILLQVMETQREDLVVILAGYGDRMDKFFASNPGFRSRIAHHIDFPDYADDELLAIAELMLRDMNYRFTQDARAEFVRYIALRKNQPLFSNARSIRNALDRLRLRQANRLVADLDRVLTADDIRSIEASDVLASRVFGKGGKSAEAG; encoded by the coding sequence ATGACTGATGCGGTTAACCTGCGCGATGAACTCGAGGCCGTCGGCATCGAGGAAATCCTCTCGCAACTCGACCGCGAACTGATTGGCTTGAAGCCGGTAAAGACGCGTATCCGCGAGATTGCGTCGCTGCTGCTGATTGAACGGATCCGCAAGCGCATGGGACTGGCGTCGGGCGCGCCGACGCTGCACATGTCGTTTACGGGAAATCCCGGAACCGGAAAGACGACGGTGGCGCTGCGGATCGCCAGTATCCTGCACAGGCTCGGTTTCGTGCGCCGCGGCCAGGTGGTGTCGGTCACGCGCGACGAACTGGTTGGGCAATATATCGGCCACACCGCGCCGAAGACCAAGGAGATCCTGAAGAAGGCGATGGGCGGCGTGCTGTTCATTGACGAGGCTTATTATCTGCACCGGCCCGACAACGAGCGCGACTACGGCCAGGAGGCGATCGAGATCCTGCTGCAGGTGATGGAAACGCAGCGTGAGGATCTGGTCGTGATTCTCGCCGGCTACGGCGACCGCATGGACAAGTTTTTCGCCAGTAATCCCGGCTTCCGTTCGCGGATCGCGCACCACATCGACTTTCCGGACTATGCCGACGATGAATTGCTCGCCATCGCAGAGCTGATGCTGCGCGACATGAACTATCGCTTCACACAGGATGCGCGCGCGGAGTTCGTTCGCTACATCGCATTGCGCAAGAACCAGCCGCTGTTCTCCAACGCGCGATCGATCCGCAACGCATTGGACCGTCTGCGGCTGCGCCAGGCCAATCGCCTTGTCGCCGATCTCGATCGTGTCCTGACAGCGGACGATATCAGGTCGATCGAGGCGTCGGACGTGCTGGCGAGCCGCGTGTTCGGGAAGGGCGGAAAATCCGCCGAGGCGGGTTAG